One candidate division TA06 bacterium genomic region harbors:
- a CDS encoding NADH-quinone oxidoreductase subunit K has product MVVTYYIFVGLLFFIGLYCLLTSRNLIKLLIGLEIMAKSAVLSFIVAGWARGENFVSQSVVITFIVIEVSIVAVALALVINVYKNTGSLDIRNLTRLKG; this is encoded by the coding sequence ATGGTAGTCACTTATTACATCTTCGTCGGCCTGCTGTTCTTCATCGGGCTCTATTGCCTGCTCACCAGCCGCAACCTGATCAAGCTTCTGATTGGGCTGGAGATCATGGCCAAGTCGGCGGTGCTGTCCTTCATCGTGGCCGGCTGGGCCCGGGGCGAAAACTTCGTCTCCCAGAGCGTGGTGATTACCTTCATCGTGATCGAGGTCTCCATCGTGGCGGTGGCTTTAGCCCTGGTGATCAATGTTTACAAGAACACCGGCAGCCTGGACATCCGCAATCTAACCAGATTGAAAGGGTAA
- a CDS encoding NADH-quinone oxidoreductase subunit B family protein: protein MALEKLVKWSRVSSPWLLHFNSGACNGCDIEVLAALMPRFDLERFGALLKATPRHADVLVCTGAVTRQQAARLKRIYEQMPEPKFVVAVGACACSGNVFRGCYSVLEGVDKVIPVNAYIPGCAVRPDAVIDGVAKLLGALKKG from the coding sequence ATGGCTTTAGAAAAACTCGTCAAATGGTCCCGGGTCTCCTCGCCCTGGTTGCTCCATTTCAACAGCGGGGCCTGCAACGGCTGCGACATCGAAGTGCTGGCCGCCCTGATGCCGCGCTTTGACCTGGAGCGCTTCGGGGCGCTGCTTAAGGCCACGCCCAGGCACGCCGATGTGCTGGTGTGCACCGGAGCGGTGACCCGCCAACAGGCCGCCCGCTTAAAGAGGATCTACGAACAAATGCCCGAGCCCAAGTTCGTGGTGGCGGTGGGCGCCTGCGCTTGCTCCGGCAACGTTTTTCGGGGCTGCTACAGCGTGCTGGAAGGGGTGGACAAGGTAATCCCGGTCAACGCCTATATCCCCGGCTGCGCGGTGCGCCCCGATGCGGTGATAGACGGAGTAGCCAAACTTTTAGGCGCTCTTAAAAAAGGCTGA